A DNA window from Chiroxiphia lanceolata isolate bChiLan1 chromosome 6, bChiLan1.pri, whole genome shotgun sequence contains the following coding sequences:
- the MADD gene encoding MAP kinase-activating death domain protein isoform X48, with protein sequence MVQKKRICPRLLDYLVIIGARHPSSDSVAQTPELLRRYPLEDHADFPLPPDVVFFCQPEGCLSVRQKRMSFRDDTSFVFTLTDKDTGVIRYGICVNFYRSFQKRVPKEKGEGTGGHRGREGQKIPKSGEASAPQEEVGTESSESGSSLPAPSAESTPDVNRSPRSKRLAKGSHHSRNSTLTSLCILSHYPFFSTFRECLYTLKRLVDCCSERLLGKKLGIPRGVQRDTMWRIFTGSLLVEEKSSALLHDLREIEAWIYRLLRSPMPIAGQKRVDVEVLPHELQPALTFALPDPSRFTLVDFPLHLPLELLGVDACLQVLTCILLEHKIVLQSRDYNALSMSVMAFVAMIYPLEYMFPVIPLLPTCMASAEQLLLAPTPYIIGVPASFFLYKLDFKMPDDVWLIDLDTNRVIVPTNAESLPALPEPEASELKKHLKQALASMSLNTQPILNLEKFQEGQEVPLLLGRPQNDLQSTPSTEFNPLIYGNDVDSVDVATRVAMVRFFNSPNVLQGFQMHTRTLRLFPRPVVAFQANSFLASRPKQTPFADKLSRTQAVEYFGEWSLNPTNYAFQRIHNNMFDPALIGDKPKWYAHQLQPIHYRVYDSNSQLAEALNIPAEKETDSDPTDDSGSDSVDYDDSSSSYSSLGDFVSEMMKCDINGDTPNVDPLTHAALGDASEVEFDDFQEYSGDMDEQTMDSENSQETNQPRSSSSTTASSSPSTVIHGANHEAADSAEIEEKLAAGFSNHLPSLPLQPGFPKISLDRRESDIAAGSMSSSEGVVRKREYDNPYFEPQYGFPTEDEDDEQEESYTPRFDQNLNGSRSQKLLRPNSLKLANDSDADSDSRASSPNSTVSNNSSEGFGGIMSFASSLYRNHSTSFSLSNLALPTKVGRDKNTPFPSLKVFGLNTIMEIITEAGPVSNEGNRRALVDQKSSVIKHSPTVKRESPSPQGRTSNSSENQQFLKEVVHNVLDGQGVGWLNMKRVRRLLESEQLRVFVLSKLNRTIQSEEDARQDVIQDVEISRKVYKGMLDLLKCTVLSLEHSYANAGLGGMASVFGLLEIAHTHYYNKEPEKRKRSPTDGSVTPVGKDPGSSPRVEPKPAMQLPVPQIMPKPPSPAGKGPREFDTRSLKEENFIASIGTEGVKQFDLGETDEKKSQISADSGLSLASGSQKSDFDSIPSGGPTVMVRSTSQDSEVSTVVSNSSGETLGADSDLSSNAGDGPSVENGGNLAGSRGTVSDSEIETNSATSSIFAKSHNLKQSVKDSKGSTPGRGPEDGNQRVYLYEGLLGRDKGSVWDQLEDAAMETFSMSKERSTLWDQMQFWEDAFLDAVMLEREGMGMDQGPQEMIDRYLSLGEHDRKRLEDDEDRLLATLLHNMIAYMLMIKVNKNDIRKKVRRLMGKSHIGLVHSQQINDILDKLANLSGRELPVRPSGSRHIKKQTFVVHAGTDTTGDIFFMEVCDDCIVLRSNIGTVYERWWYEKLINMTYCPKTKVLCLWRRNGQETQLNKFYTKKCRELYYCVKDSMERAAARQQSIKPGPELGGEFPVQDMKTGEGGLLQVTLEGINLKFMHSQVFIELNHIKKCNTVRGVFVLEEFVPETKEVVSHKYKTPMAHEICYSVLCLFSYVAAIRGKEAENKSKPPRPVSS encoded by the exons GCACCCAAGCAGTGATAGTGTTGCTCAGACTCCTGAACTGCTGCGACGTTACCCTCTAGAAGACCATGCAGACTTTCCTCTACCGCCTGATGTTGTGTTCTTCTGCCAGCCAGAAGGATGTCTGAGTGTGCGGCAAAAACGCATGAGCTTCCGTGATGACACCTCCTTTGTCTTCACCCTCACAGACAAGGATACAGGTGTAATTCGCTATGGAATCTGTGTCAACTTCTACCGCTCCTTCCAGAAGCGAGTACccaaggagaagggagaaggcaCAGGGGGACATCGAGGTCGGGAGGGACAGAAGATCCCTAAATCTGGAGAGGCATCAGCACCCCAAGAGGAAGTGGGCACTGAGAGTTCAGAGAGTGGTTCTTCACTGCCGGCTCCAAGTGCAGAGTCTACCCCTGATGTGAATCGATCACCGCGCAGTAAGCGTCTGGCCAAAGGCAGTCATCACTCTCGGAACAGCACCCTGACTTCACTGTGCATCCTTAGTCATTATCCCTTCTTTTCCACATTTCGTGAGTGTCTCTACACCCTCAAGAGACTTGTGGACTGCTGTAGTGAGAGACTGTTGGGCAAGAAGTTGGGCATTCCTCGTGGAGTGCAGAG GGATACGATGTGGCGGATTTTCACAGGCTCTCTCCTGGTGGAAGAAAAGTCTAGTGCGTTGCTACACGACTTGCGGGAGATTGAGGCTTGGATATACCGTCTGCTCCGGTCACCAATGCCCATTGCTGGTCAGAAGCGGGTGGATGTGGAAGTCTTGCCACATGAGTTGCAACCAGCTTTGACCTTTGCTCTACCTGATCCATCCCGCTTCACCTTGGTGGATTTTCCATTACATCTCCCTTTAGAGTTGTTGGGAGTGGATGCCTGCCTGCAGGTGCTGACCTGCATCCTTTTGGAGCATAAG ATTGTATTGCAGTCCCGAGATTATAATGCGCTTTCTATGTCTGTGATGGCCTTTGTGGCCATGATCTACCCATTAGAGTACATGTTCCCCGTGatccctctgcttcccacctgCATGGCCTCTGCAGAACAg TTGCTTCTAGCCCCTACGCCTTATATCATTGGTGTTCCAGcaagtttctttctttacaaACTGGATTTTAAGATGCCTGATGATGTTTGGCTTATTGACCTGGATACCAACAGG GTGATTGTTCCCACAAATGCGGAATCtttgccagcactgccagaacCAGAAGCTTCAGAGctgaaaaagcatctgaaacaG GCCCTGGCCAGCATGAGTCTGAATACTCAGCCCATTCTTAATCTAGAGAAGttccaggaggggcaggaggtgccactgctgctgggaagaCCACAGAATGATTTGCAGTCTACTCCCTCCACAGAATTCAACCCCCTGATCTATGGAAATGATGTGGACTCTGTTGATGTGGCTACCAG aGTTGCTATGGTGAGATTCTTCAACTCACCAAATGTTTTGCAAGGTTTCCAAATGCATACTCGCACTCTTCGTCTCTTCCCACGACCGGTGGTGGCCTTCCAGGCAAATTCTTTTCTTGCCTCTAGGCCGAAGCAAACACCTTTTGCAGATAAGCTTTCCAGAACACAGGCAGTAGAATACTTTGGAGAATGGTCACTCAATCCTACTAACTATGCTTTCCAAAGAATTCATAACA ACATGTTTGACCCAGCCCTGATTGGTGACAAACCCAAGTGGTATGCTCACCAGCTGCAGCCGATCCACTATCGAGTCTATGACAGTAATTCACAGCTGGCTGAAGCACTGAATAtcccagcagagaaagaaacagattcTGATCCCACTGATGACAG CGGCAGTGACAGTGTCGACTATGACGACTCAAGTTCCTCCTACTCCTCCCTTGGTGATTTTGTCAGTGAGATGATGAAATGTGACATTAATGGTGATACCCCAA ATGTTGACCCCCTGACTCATGCAGCCCTTGGTGATGCTAGTGAAGTGGAATTTGATGATTTTCAAGAATATTCAGGGGATATGGATGAACAGACCATGGACAGTGAGAACTCCCAGGAGACCAACCAGCCTCGTTCAAGTTCCAGTACTACAGCCAGTagcagccccagcactgtcATCCATGGAGCAAATCAT GAGGCAGCAGACTCGGCAGAAATAGAAGAGAAGTTGGCTGCTGGATTTTCAAACCACCTCCCTTCCTTGCCACTGCAACCAGGCTTTCCCAAGATAAGCTTGGATCGTCGTGAGAGTGACATCGCAGCTGGCAGCATGAGCTCCTCAGAAGGGGTGGTGAGGAAGCGAGAGTATGACAATCCATACTTTGAACCTCAGTATGGTTTTCCTACggaggatgaagatgatgagCAGGAAGAGAGCTACACCCCAAGATTTGACCAGAATCTCAATGGAAGCAG GTCTCAGAAGTTACTCCGGCCAAACAGTTTAAAACTGGCCAATGATTCTGATGCAGATTCAGATTCCAGGGCCAGCTCCCCAAACTCTACTGTCTCCAACAACAGCAGTGAAGGTTTTGGGGGCATCATGTCTTTTGCAA GCAGCTTGTACAGAAACCACAGCACAAGTTTCAGTTTGTCCAACTTAGCCCTACCAACGAAAGTTGGGAGAGACAAGAATACTCCTTTTCCCAGCCTGAAAG TATTTGGGTTAAATACTATAATGGAGATTATTACTGAAGCTGGCCCAGTAAGCAATGAAG GAAATAGACGAGCTCTTGTGGATCAAAAATCTTCAGTCATAAAGCACAGCCCAACAGTGAAGAGGGAATCTCCATCGCCTCAGGGACGAACTAGCAATTCCAG TGAGAACCAGCAGTTCCTGAAGGAGGTGGTACACAATGTTCTTGATGGGCAGGGTGTTGGCTGGCTGAATATGAAGAGAGTCCGACGTCTGCTGGAGAGTGAGCAGCTCCGTGTCTTTGTACTAAGCAAGCTGAATCGCACCATCCAGTCAGAAGAAGATGCTCGACAGGATGTCATACAGGACGTG GAGATCAGCCGCAAGGTTTATAAAGGCATGCTGGACTTGCTGAAGTGCACAGTCTTAAGCTTGGAGCATTCATATGCAAATGCTGGCCTGGGAGGCATGGCCAGTGTTTTTGGCCTGCTAGAGATAGCACATACTCACTATTATAATAAAG aaccagaaaagagaaaacGAAGTCCAACAGATGGATCTGTCACTCCAGTTGGCAAGGATCCTGGATCATCCCCAAGAGTGGAGCCAAAACCTGCGATGCAGCTGCCGGTACCTCAGATAATGCCAAAGCCACCAAGCCCTGCAGGCAAAGGGCCAAGGGAGTTTGACACAAGAAgtctaaaggaagaaaattttattgCTTCCATTG gAACAGAAGGTGTGAAACAATTCGATTTGGGAGAAACAGATGAGAAGAAATCCCAAATCAGTGCAGACAGTGGCCTCAGTTTGGCCTCAGGTTCTCAG AAGAGTGATTTTGACTCTATTCCCAGTGGAGGACCAACAGTTATGGTCCGAAGTACAAGCCAGGATTCTGAAGTCAGCACTGTG GTTAGTAACAGTTCTGGAGAGACATTAGGAGCAGACAGTGACTTGAGTAGCAATGCTGGTGATGGCCCGAGTGTGGAAAATGGTGGCAATTTGGCAGGATCCAGAGGCACTGTGTCAGACAGCGAAATTGAGACAAACTCTGCTACTAGCTCTATCTTT GCGAAGTCTCACAACCTGAAGCAGAGTGTGAAGGATAGCAAAGGCAGTACTCCAGGGAGAGGTCCAGAGGATGGGAACCAACGTGTCTATCTATATGAAGGACTTTTGG GTAGGGATAAAGGATCTGTCTGGGACCAGTTAGAGGATGCTGCAATGGAAACCTTCTCTATGA GCAAAGAGCGTTCAACTTTATGGGACCAGATGCAGTTCTGGGAAGATGCTTTTTTGGATGCTGTAATGTTAGAGAGAGAAGGAATGGGGATGGACCAGGGACCTCAGGAGATGATTGACAG GTATCTTTCCCTGGGAGAACATGATCGAAAGCGTTTGGAGGATGATGAGGACCGTTTGTTGGCTACACTGCTGCATAATATGATTGCCTATATGCTTATGataaag GTGAACAAGAATGATATTAGGAAAAAGGTGCGGCGTCTAATGGGAAAATCACATATTGGATTGGTGCACAGTCAGCAAATAAATGATATTCTAGACAAACTTGCCAATCTG agtGGACGGGAACTCCCTGTGAGACCCAGTGGCAGCCGCCATATCAAGAAGCAGACTTTTGTAGTACATGCTGGGACAGACACAACAGGAGACATATTTTTTATGGAG GTATGTGATGATTGTATTGTGCTTAGAAGCAACATTGGAACTGTATATGAACGTTGGTGGTATGAGAAACTCATCAACATGACTTACTGTCCCAAAACAAAAGTGCTCTGCCTCTGGCGCAGGAATGGTCAGGAGACACAACTGAACAAGTTCTACACAAAGAAG
- the MADD gene encoding MAP kinase-activating death domain protein isoform X27: MVQKKRICPRLLDYLVIIGARHPSSDSVAQTPELLRRYPLEDHADFPLPPDVVFFCQPEGCLSVRQKRMSFRDDTSFVFTLTDKDTGVIRYGICVNFYRSFQKRVPKEKGEGTGGHRGREGQKIPKSGEASAPQEEVGTESSESGSSLPAPSAESTPDVNRSPRSKRLAKGSHHSRNSTLTSLCILSHYPFFSTFRECLYTLKRLVDCCSERLLGKKLGIPRGVQRDTMWRIFTGSLLVEEKSSALLHDLREIEAWIYRLLRSPMPIAGQKRVDVEVLPHELQPALTFALPDPSRFTLVDFPLHLPLELLGVDACLQVLTCILLEHKIVLQSRDYNALSMSVMAFVAMIYPLEYMFPVIPLLPTCMASAEQLLLAPTPYIIGVPASFFLYKLDFKMPDDVWLIDLDTNRVIVPTNAESLPALPEPEASELKKHLKQCLVSMTAITQKQLLTPDNKALASMSLNTQPILNLEKFQEGQEVPLLLGRPQNDLQSTPSTEFNPLIYGNDVDSVDVATRVAMVRFFNSPNVLQGFQMHTRTLRLFPRPVVAFQANSFLASRPKQTPFADKLSRTQAVEYFGEWSLNPTNYAFQRIHNNMFDPALIGDKPKWYAHQLQPIHYRVYDSNSQLAEALNIPAEKETDSDPTDDSSGSDSVDYDDSSSSYSSLGDFVSEMMKCDINGDTPNVDPLTHAALGDASEVEFDDFQEYSGDMDEQTMDSENSQETNQPRSSSSTTASSSPSTVIHGANHLYVMQTSEQINDLTGPQEAADSAEIEEKLAAGFSNHLPSLPLQPGFPKISLDRRESDIAAGSMSSSEGVVRKREYDNPYFEPQYGFPTEDEDDEQEESYTPRFDQNLNGSRSQKLLRPNSLKLANDSDADSDSRASSPNSTVSNNSSEGFGGIMSFASSLYRNHSTSFSLSNLALPTKVGRDKNTPFPSLKGNRRALVDQKSSVIKHSPTVKRESPSPQGRTSNSSENQQFLKEVVHNVLDGQGVGWLNMKRVRRLLESEQLRVFVLSKLNRTIQSEEDARQDVIQDVEISRKVYKGMLDLLKCTVLSLEHSYANAGLGGMASVFGLLEIAHTHYYNKEPEKRKRSPTDGSVTPVGKDPGSSPRVEPKPAMQLPVPQIMPKPPSPAGKGPREFDTRSLKEENFIASIGTEGVKQFDLGETDEKKSQISADSGLSLASGSQKSDFDSIPSGGPTVMVRSTSQDSEVSTVSNSSGETLGADSDLSSNAGDGPSVENGGNLAGSRGTVSDSEIETNSATSSIFAKSHNLKQSVKDSKGSTPGRGPEDGNQRVYLYEGLLGRDKGSVWDQLEDAAMETFSMSKERSTLWDQMQFWEDAFLDAVMLEREGMGMDQGPQEMIDRYLSLGEHDRKRLEDDEDRLLATLLHNMIAYMLMIKVNKNDIRKKVRRLMGKSHIGLVHSQQINDILDKLANLSGRELPVRPSGSRHIKKQTFVVHAGTDTTGDIFFMEVCDDCIVLRSNIGTVYERWWYEKLINMTYCPKTKVLCLWRRNGQETQLNKFYTKKCRELYYCVKDSMERAAARQQSIKPGPELGGEFPVQDMKTGEGGLLQVTLEGINLKFMHSQERKVFIELNHIKKCNTVRGVFVLEEFVPETKEVVSHKYKTPMAHEICYSVLCLFSYVAAIRGKEAENKSKPPRPVSS; this comes from the exons GCACCCAAGCAGTGATAGTGTTGCTCAGACTCCTGAACTGCTGCGACGTTACCCTCTAGAAGACCATGCAGACTTTCCTCTACCGCCTGATGTTGTGTTCTTCTGCCAGCCAGAAGGATGTCTGAGTGTGCGGCAAAAACGCATGAGCTTCCGTGATGACACCTCCTTTGTCTTCACCCTCACAGACAAGGATACAGGTGTAATTCGCTATGGAATCTGTGTCAACTTCTACCGCTCCTTCCAGAAGCGAGTACccaaggagaagggagaaggcaCAGGGGGACATCGAGGTCGGGAGGGACAGAAGATCCCTAAATCTGGAGAGGCATCAGCACCCCAAGAGGAAGTGGGCACTGAGAGTTCAGAGAGTGGTTCTTCACTGCCGGCTCCAAGTGCAGAGTCTACCCCTGATGTGAATCGATCACCGCGCAGTAAGCGTCTGGCCAAAGGCAGTCATCACTCTCGGAACAGCACCCTGACTTCACTGTGCATCCTTAGTCATTATCCCTTCTTTTCCACATTTCGTGAGTGTCTCTACACCCTCAAGAGACTTGTGGACTGCTGTAGTGAGAGACTGTTGGGCAAGAAGTTGGGCATTCCTCGTGGAGTGCAGAG GGATACGATGTGGCGGATTTTCACAGGCTCTCTCCTGGTGGAAGAAAAGTCTAGTGCGTTGCTACACGACTTGCGGGAGATTGAGGCTTGGATATACCGTCTGCTCCGGTCACCAATGCCCATTGCTGGTCAGAAGCGGGTGGATGTGGAAGTCTTGCCACATGAGTTGCAACCAGCTTTGACCTTTGCTCTACCTGATCCATCCCGCTTCACCTTGGTGGATTTTCCATTACATCTCCCTTTAGAGTTGTTGGGAGTGGATGCCTGCCTGCAGGTGCTGACCTGCATCCTTTTGGAGCATAAG ATTGTATTGCAGTCCCGAGATTATAATGCGCTTTCTATGTCTGTGATGGCCTTTGTGGCCATGATCTACCCATTAGAGTACATGTTCCCCGTGatccctctgcttcccacctgCATGGCCTCTGCAGAACAg TTGCTTCTAGCCCCTACGCCTTATATCATTGGTGTTCCAGcaagtttctttctttacaaACTGGATTTTAAGATGCCTGATGATGTTTGGCTTATTGACCTGGATACCAACAGG GTGATTGTTCCCACAAATGCGGAATCtttgccagcactgccagaacCAGAAGCTTCAGAGctgaaaaagcatctgaaacaG TGTCTGGTTAGCATGACTGCAATCACTCAGAAACAGCTGCTCACACCCGACAACAAg GCCCTGGCCAGCATGAGTCTGAATACTCAGCCCATTCTTAATCTAGAGAAGttccaggaggggcaggaggtgccactgctgctgggaagaCCACAGAATGATTTGCAGTCTACTCCCTCCACAGAATTCAACCCCCTGATCTATGGAAATGATGTGGACTCTGTTGATGTGGCTACCAG aGTTGCTATGGTGAGATTCTTCAACTCACCAAATGTTTTGCAAGGTTTCCAAATGCATACTCGCACTCTTCGTCTCTTCCCACGACCGGTGGTGGCCTTCCAGGCAAATTCTTTTCTTGCCTCTAGGCCGAAGCAAACACCTTTTGCAGATAAGCTTTCCAGAACACAGGCAGTAGAATACTTTGGAGAATGGTCACTCAATCCTACTAACTATGCTTTCCAAAGAATTCATAACA ACATGTTTGACCCAGCCCTGATTGGTGACAAACCCAAGTGGTATGCTCACCAGCTGCAGCCGATCCACTATCGAGTCTATGACAGTAATTCACAGCTGGCTGAAGCACTGAATAtcccagcagagaaagaaacagattcTGATCCCACTGATGACAG CAGCGGCAGTGACAGTGTCGACTATGACGACTCAAGTTCCTCCTACTCCTCCCTTGGTGATTTTGTCAGTGAGATGATGAAATGTGACATTAATGGTGATACCCCAA ATGTTGACCCCCTGACTCATGCAGCCCTTGGTGATGCTAGTGAAGTGGAATTTGATGATTTTCAAGAATATTCAGGGGATATGGATGAACAGACCATGGACAGTGAGAACTCCCAGGAGACCAACCAGCCTCGTTCAAGTTCCAGTACTACAGCCAGTagcagccccagcactgtcATCCATGGAGCAAATCAT TTGTATGTAATGCAAACTAGCGAACAGATCAATGATTTGACTGGTCCACAGGAGGCAGCAGACTCGGCAGAAATAGAAGAGAAGTTGGCTGCTGGATTTTCAAACCACCTCCCTTCCTTGCCACTGCAACCAGGCTTTCCCAAGATAAGCTTGGATCGTCGTGAGAGTGACATCGCAGCTGGCAGCATGAGCTCCTCAGAAGGGGTGGTGAGGAAGCGAGAGTATGACAATCCATACTTTGAACCTCAGTATGGTTTTCCTACggaggatgaagatgatgagCAGGAAGAGAGCTACACCCCAAGATTTGACCAGAATCTCAATGGAAGCAG GTCTCAGAAGTTACTCCGGCCAAACAGTTTAAAACTGGCCAATGATTCTGATGCAGATTCAGATTCCAGGGCCAGCTCCCCAAACTCTACTGTCTCCAACAACAGCAGTGAAGGTTTTGGGGGCATCATGTCTTTTGCAA GCAGCTTGTACAGAAACCACAGCACAAGTTTCAGTTTGTCCAACTTAGCCCTACCAACGAAAGTTGGGAGAGACAAGAATACTCCTTTTCCCAGCCTGAAAG GAAATAGACGAGCTCTTGTGGATCAAAAATCTTCAGTCATAAAGCACAGCCCAACAGTGAAGAGGGAATCTCCATCGCCTCAGGGACGAACTAGCAATTCCAG TGAGAACCAGCAGTTCCTGAAGGAGGTGGTACACAATGTTCTTGATGGGCAGGGTGTTGGCTGGCTGAATATGAAGAGAGTCCGACGTCTGCTGGAGAGTGAGCAGCTCCGTGTCTTTGTACTAAGCAAGCTGAATCGCACCATCCAGTCAGAAGAAGATGCTCGACAGGATGTCATACAGGACGTG GAGATCAGCCGCAAGGTTTATAAAGGCATGCTGGACTTGCTGAAGTGCACAGTCTTAAGCTTGGAGCATTCATATGCAAATGCTGGCCTGGGAGGCATGGCCAGTGTTTTTGGCCTGCTAGAGATAGCACATACTCACTATTATAATAAAG aaccagaaaagagaaaacGAAGTCCAACAGATGGATCTGTCACTCCAGTTGGCAAGGATCCTGGATCATCCCCAAGAGTGGAGCCAAAACCTGCGATGCAGCTGCCGGTACCTCAGATAATGCCAAAGCCACCAAGCCCTGCAGGCAAAGGGCCAAGGGAGTTTGACACAAGAAgtctaaaggaagaaaattttattgCTTCCATTG gAACAGAAGGTGTGAAACAATTCGATTTGGGAGAAACAGATGAGAAGAAATCCCAAATCAGTGCAGACAGTGGCCTCAGTTTGGCCTCAGGTTCTCAG AAGAGTGATTTTGACTCTATTCCCAGTGGAGGACCAACAGTTATGGTCCGAAGTACAAGCCAGGATTCTGAAGTCAGCACT GTTAGTAACAGTTCTGGAGAGACATTAGGAGCAGACAGTGACTTGAGTAGCAATGCTGGTGATGGCCCGAGTGTGGAAAATGGTGGCAATTTGGCAGGATCCAGAGGCACTGTGTCAGACAGCGAAATTGAGACAAACTCTGCTACTAGCTCTATCTTT GCGAAGTCTCACAACCTGAAGCAGAGTGTGAAGGATAGCAAAGGCAGTACTCCAGGGAGAGGTCCAGAGGATGGGAACCAACGTGTCTATCTATATGAAGGACTTTTGG GTAGGGATAAAGGATCTGTCTGGGACCAGTTAGAGGATGCTGCAATGGAAACCTTCTCTATGA GCAAAGAGCGTTCAACTTTATGGGACCAGATGCAGTTCTGGGAAGATGCTTTTTTGGATGCTGTAATGTTAGAGAGAGAAGGAATGGGGATGGACCAGGGACCTCAGGAGATGATTGACAG GTATCTTTCCCTGGGAGAACATGATCGAAAGCGTTTGGAGGATGATGAGGACCGTTTGTTGGCTACACTGCTGCATAATATGATTGCCTATATGCTTATGataaag GTGAACAAGAATGATATTAGGAAAAAGGTGCGGCGTCTAATGGGAAAATCACATATTGGATTGGTGCACAGTCAGCAAATAAATGATATTCTAGACAAACTTGCCAATCTG agtGGACGGGAACTCCCTGTGAGACCCAGTGGCAGCCGCCATATCAAGAAGCAGACTTTTGTAGTACATGCTGGGACAGACACAACAGGAGACATATTTTTTATGGAG GTATGTGATGATTGTATTGTGCTTAGAAGCAACATTGGAACTGTATATGAACGTTGGTGGTATGAGAAACTCATCAACATGACTTACTGTCCCAAAACAAAAGTGCTCTGCCTCTGGCGCAGGAATGGTCAGGAGACACAACTGAACAAGTTCTACACAAAGAAG